The following are encoded in a window of Ruminiclostridium herbifermentans genomic DNA:
- a CDS encoding putative phage tail protein — protein MFKEEIGEVINTSVMFLDKGNFYYLPDFLKEFKEFRRLRKLSEDENAELLKLWNSFENMMDSNFINDSTENGVESWERILNITPKAYDTLNDRKFRILTRLNERLPFRYIDEKRLA, from the coding sequence ATGTTTAAAGAGGAAATAGGTGAAGTTATTAATACAAGTGTTATGTTTTTGGATAAAGGCAATTTTTATTATTTACCTGATTTTTTAAAGGAATTTAAAGAATTCCGCAGGCTCAGAAAGCTTTCTGAAGATGAGAATGCTGAACTTTTGAAGTTGTGGAACAGTTTCGAAAATATGATGGACAGTAATTTTATTAATGATTCTACTGAAAATGGTGTAGAGAGTTGGGAGAGGATTTTGAATATTACTCCTAAGGCATACGATACACTAAATGATAGAAAGTTCAGGATTTTAACAAGACTTAATGAGAGGCTGCCGTTTAGATATATAGATGAAAAGCGGCTTGCATGA
- a CDS encoding helix-turn-helix domain-containing protein, with protein MTTLGDRIREQRIKKGFTQKQLAELIGAKHNSISDWENNKSKPDSNTIRLLMKALEVDANSLLGYDDKESIKSEAAKLADNILNNPKITKMLSLLINMPDEDLSLVIAFAERLNKQNS; from the coding sequence ATGACTACGCTAGGAGACAGAATACGTGAACAACGGATAAAAAAAGGGTTCACGCAAAAGCAATTAGCAGAGTTGATAGGCGCTAAGCACAATTCTATAAGTGATTGGGAAAACAACAAAAGTAAACCTGATTCTAATACAATTAGACTATTAATGAAAGCACTAGAGGTTGATGCAAATTCTCTTCTAGGCTATGACGACAAAGAATCAATAAAATCAGAGGCAGCAAAACTTGCTGATAATATATTGAATAATCCCAAGATTACCAAAATGCTCTCTTTACTTATAAATATGCCAGATGAGGACTTAAGTCTAGTTATTGCCTTTGCTGAAAGATTAAATAAACAAAACTCCTAA
- a CDS encoding ABC transporter ATP-binding protein, with the protein MSTIKKFMKYYKPYKTLFFLDLLCALTVSAIDLAFPQILNFLTKGVFTRSSSEILNILWLIGIGLLFMYLLRYVCQYFITSWGHIMGARMESDMRQDLFDHYQTLSFSYYDKNNTGEMMSKLISDLFDISELAHHGPENLFISAIKIIGSFILLTMISLQMTLILLAVTIAMFIFCWKKNRKMRAVFMDNRKKIALVNSRVQDTLSGIRVVKSFANEDVEHDKFKYCNLKFLDSKKSSYFIMGSFHAGTSVFQGLLYASVLISGGYFIAKGSIKPSDLAIYALYIGIFLNPIEVLINFTESFQKGMSGFKRFLEIVETEPEIKDDKNAKPLINPRGHISYNNVSFHYDESSEVLDNVSLTIDAGKTVAFVGPSGGGKTTLCSLLPRFYEVTGGEITIDGIDIRNFTLQSLRKAIGIVQQDVYMFSGSVRENISYGKPGASNEEIINAAKNANIHDFIMSLENGYDTHVGERGTRLSGGQKQRIAIARVFLKNPPILILDEATSALDNESERHIQESLERLSKNRTTIVIAHRLSTIRNADEIIVISENGIQERGTHETLLSKNGLYAKYYNMQFEGLN; encoded by the coding sequence ATGTCTACCATCAAAAAATTTATGAAATACTATAAACCTTATAAAACTTTATTTTTTCTTGATTTATTATGCGCATTAACAGTCTCTGCTATTGATTTAGCCTTTCCTCAAATTCTTAATTTTTTGACAAAGGGCGTTTTTACACGCAGTTCTTCTGAAATCTTGAATATTCTGTGGCTTATTGGAATAGGCTTGCTTTTTATGTATCTATTGAGATATGTTTGTCAATATTTTATTACTTCCTGGGGACATATAATGGGTGCACGTATGGAGAGTGATATGCGTCAGGATTTATTTGATCATTATCAGACCTTATCATTTTCCTACTATGATAAAAATAACACTGGTGAAATGATGTCCAAGCTGATATCTGATTTGTTTGATATATCAGAATTAGCACATCATGGTCCGGAAAATTTATTCATATCAGCTATTAAGATTATTGGTTCCTTTATTTTATTAACAATGATCAGCTTACAAATGACTTTAATTCTTCTGGCAGTAACCATTGCAATGTTTATTTTCTGCTGGAAAAAGAATAGAAAAATGCGCGCAGTTTTTATGGATAACCGTAAGAAAATAGCCCTTGTTAATTCAAGGGTACAGGATACATTGTCTGGTATTCGGGTAGTTAAATCCTTTGCAAATGAAGATGTTGAGCATGATAAATTCAAGTACTGCAATTTAAAATTTCTAGATTCAAAAAAAAGCAGCTATTTTATTATGGGCAGCTTCCATGCTGGAACCAGCGTTTTTCAAGGCTTGCTTTATGCTTCTGTATTAATAAGCGGAGGTTATTTTATAGCTAAGGGCAGCATAAAACCCTCAGATTTAGCAATTTATGCTCTTTATATTGGAATATTTCTAAACCCAATAGAAGTACTGATAAATTTCACAGAGTCCTTTCAAAAAGGAATGTCAGGTTTTAAGCGGTTTTTAGAAATAGTTGAAACAGAGCCTGAAATTAAAGACGATAAAAATGCAAAGCCTCTAATTAACCCTCGTGGACATATAAGCTATAATAATGTTTCCTTCCATTATGATGAAAGTTCTGAGGTATTGGATAATGTAAGTCTTACAATTGACGCAGGTAAAACAGTAGCCTTTGTGGGACCATCTGGCGGTGGAAAAACAACTCTTTGCTCACTTCTCCCGCGCTTTTACGAAGTAACTGGTGGTGAAATTACAATTGACGGAATTGATATACGCAATTTCACATTACAGTCCCTGCGAAAAGCTATTGGTATTGTTCAGCAAGATGTTTATATGTTTTCTGGAAGTGTGAGAGAAAATATTTCTTATGGGAAGCCTGGTGCCAGCAATGAAGAAATAATTAATGCTGCAAAAAATGCAAATATACATGACTTTATTATGAGTCTGGAAAATGGCTATGATACACATGTAGGTGAAAGAGGCACTCGACTATCTGGTGGTCAAAAACAGCGAATAGCTATTGCTCGTGTATTTCTCAAAAATCCTCCTATTTTGATTTTAGATGAAGCTACATCAGCACTAGACAACGAAAGCGAACGGCATATTCAAGAGTCCTTAGAGCGATTGTCAAAAAATCGAACTACAATTGTCATTGCTCATAGACTCAGTACTATAAGAAATGCTGATGAAATAATAGTAATTAGTGAAAATGGTATTCAAGAACGTGGTACCCATGAGACATTGTTGTCTAAAAACGGTTTATACGCAAAATACTATAATATGCAGTTTGAAGGCTTGAATTAA
- a CDS encoding family 43 glycosylhydrolase: protein MKKQGLNPYLPSWEYIPDAEPYVFNGRVYAYGSHDRFNGHVYCLNDYVCWSAPVEDLSDWRYEGVIYKKTDDPLNPDGSMCLYAPDVTVGPDGRYYLYYVLDHVCVVSVAVCDTPAGKYEFYGYVHYADGTRLGEREGDQPQFDPGVLTEGDRTYLYTGFCPKGDKSRKGPMATVLGPDMLTIVEEPVFIAPSEPYSEGSGYEGHEFFEAPSIRKKGDTYYFIYSSIVFHELCYATSKYPTKGFVYRGVIVSNSDLNIDTYKPAEKPMFYGANNHGSIVEINDKWYIFYHRHTNGTNYSRQGCIEQITFREDGSIPQVEMTSCGPNGGPLIGRGEYPAYLACNLFCKEESIYTDWTGAWMDHQFPKITQDGRDGDEEVGYIANMKDSATAGFKYFQCEGIKRVKIKVRGYCKGEFLLKTSWNGTPLGKIPVDFSNIWKEYSADITIPDGVHALYFTYTGTGSSSLASFTLE from the coding sequence ATAAAAAAGCAAGGTCTTAATCCATATCTTCCTTCATGGGAGTATATTCCTGATGCTGAGCCATATGTTTTTAATGGTAGGGTCTATGCGTATGGTTCTCATGACCGTTTTAACGGGCATGTATATTGTTTGAATGATTATGTTTGCTGGTCTGCACCTGTAGAAGATTTGTCTGATTGGCGGTACGAGGGTGTTATTTATAAAAAAACGGATGATCCTCTAAATCCTGATGGCAGTATGTGCCTCTATGCTCCAGACGTTACAGTAGGACCTGATGGACGTTATTATTTGTATTATGTTCTTGATCATGTATGCGTAGTATCGGTAGCTGTTTGTGATACTCCAGCAGGCAAGTATGAATTTTATGGATATGTGCATTATGCTGATGGAACTCGCTTAGGAGAAAGGGAGGGAGATCAGCCTCAGTTCGATCCTGGTGTCCTCACTGAAGGAGATAGGACCTATTTATATACTGGCTTTTGCCCAAAAGGAGATAAATCAAGGAAGGGACCTATGGCAACGGTGCTTGGACCAGATATGCTCACAATTGTGGAAGAACCAGTTTTCATAGCCCCAAGTGAGCCTTATAGTGAAGGCAGTGGATATGAAGGGCATGAGTTCTTTGAAGCTCCTTCTATAAGGAAAAAAGGAGATACATATTATTTTATCTATTCCTCTATTGTTTTTCATGAACTTTGTTATGCTACCAGTAAATACCCAACTAAGGGCTTTGTATATAGAGGAGTTATTGTAAGTAACAGTGATCTTAATATTGACACTTACAAGCCAGCAGAAAAGCCTATGTTTTATGGTGCAAACAACCATGGAAGCATAGTTGAAATTAATGATAAGTGGTATATTTTTTATCATAGGCACACCAATGGAACAAATTATAGCCGTCAGGGTTGTATTGAGCAAATCACATTTCGCGAAGACGGCTCCATTCCGCAGGTTGAAATGACTTCCTGTGGTCCGAATGGAGGCCCTCTTATTGGGCGTGGAGAATACCCAGCTTATCTGGCGTGCAACCTATTTTGCAAGGAGGAGTCCATCTATACTGATTGGACTGGAGCATGGATGGATCATCAGTTTCCAAAGATAACGCAGGATGGCAGAGATGGAGACGAGGAAGTTGGATATATCGCTAATATGAAGGATTCTGCTACAGCAGGTTTTAAATATTTCCAATGCGAGGGAATTAAGAGAGTTAAAATTAAGGTTCGTGGATATTGCAAAGGTGAATTTTTGCTTAAAACATCTTGGAATGGAACACCTCTTGGAAAGATACCCGTTGATTTTTCGAATATTTGGAAGGAGTATTCTGCAGATATTACCATTCCAGATGGTGTACATGCTTTGTATTTTACTTACACAGGTACAGGAAGTTCAAGCTTAGCATCTTTCACGTTAGAATAG
- a CDS encoding DUF951 domain-containing protein, which translates to MPDKYALGDIVEMKKQHPCGSKQWEIVRTGADFRIKCVGCEHQVMLARTKFEKSVKKIIKSNLVADTENISKD; encoded by the coding sequence ATGCCTGATAAATATGCGTTGGGAGATATTGTAGAAATGAAGAAACAACACCCTTGTGGAAGCAAACAATGGGAAATTGTCCGAACTGGTGCTGATTTCAGAATAAAGTGCGTTGGATGTGAGCATCAAGTTATGCTTGCAAGAACCAAGTTTGAAAAGAGTGTTAAGAAGATTATTAAGTCCAATTTGGTGGCTGACACTGAGAATATTTCTAAAGATTAA
- a CDS encoding mechanosensitive ion channel family protein has product MINKLEEVLKESLGVFHIPVIKAIEIFLIFIIAAILIKLGRYLIKKFFEKQKKFKYKLDDKRLDTMCTLLISLFKYAVYIAAVIVSLSDILDLKAVLAAAGVGGVAIGLGAQSLIKDTISGFFILLEDQFAVGDLITIDNMTGTVERMELRVTRLKNSTGDLYIIPNGEIKRVINHTRDNKMAIVDVPVAYSSNISKVNEIVQKVCDEVKEEFTIFTEDPKVLGITELADNNINLRIVAKTLPNEQWAVERRIRMKLKESFEENRLEFYDRSTILKND; this is encoded by the coding sequence ATGATAAATAAGCTTGAAGAAGTATTAAAGGAATCTCTTGGAGTGTTTCACATCCCCGTCATTAAGGCAATAGAAATATTTCTAATTTTTATTATAGCTGCAATTTTAATTAAATTGGGAAGATATTTAATTAAAAAGTTTTTTGAAAAGCAAAAAAAATTTAAATACAAGCTAGATGATAAAAGACTGGATACTATGTGTACTTTATTAATAAGTTTATTTAAGTATGCTGTATATATTGCTGCAGTTATAGTTAGTTTGTCTGATATTCTGGATTTAAAGGCGGTGCTTGCCGCAGCAGGTGTGGGAGGCGTTGCAATAGGGTTAGGAGCTCAAAGTCTAATTAAGGATACAATATCAGGTTTCTTTATTCTACTCGAAGATCAGTTTGCAGTTGGTGATTTGATAACAATTGACAATATGACTGGAACTGTTGAACGTATGGAACTTAGGGTCACTAGATTAAAAAACAGTACCGGTGATTTATATATAATCCCTAATGGAGAGATAAAAAGGGTTATAAATCATACAAGAGATAATAAAATGGCTATTGTTGATGTTCCGGTGGCGTATTCTAGTAATATTTCAAAGGTAAATGAAATAGTGCAAAAAGTATGTGATGAGGTAAAAGAGGAGTTTACTATTTTTACCGAGGATCCTAAAGTTCTTGGGATTACTGAATTAGCAGACAATAATATAAATTTGAGAATTGTTGCAAAAACTCTTCCTAATGAGCAATGGGCGGTGGAACGGCGTATCAGAATGAAGCTAAAGGAGAGTTTTGAGGAAAATAGACTGGAATTTTATGATAGGTCAACAATTTTGAAGAATGATTGA
- a CDS encoding gamma-glutamyl-gamma-aminobutyrate hydrolase family protein, with product MKNGRAVIGITAAFDFEKGISTMKEDYYDAVIKCGAVPIIIPATEEKAMWVEYLNICDGIIFSGGPDVDATYFGKDNMPYANEISPIRDSMEIFIARQAIAMDKPILGICRGIQVINIAAGGSIFQDIYAENNTDKKLLKHNQQAPRWFQIHNINIISKTCLHKIFGTNTLKVNSFHHQAVNEIAPGFTVNALSDDGIIEAISHEGKKFVLGVQWHPENLWRRDSTHLKLFERLVSVC from the coding sequence ATGAAAAATGGAAGGGCAGTTATTGGTATTACGGCGGCATTTGATTTCGAGAAGGGTATTAGTACCATGAAAGAGGACTATTATGATGCGGTTATAAAATGCGGAGCAGTACCAATAATAATTCCGGCTACTGAGGAAAAAGCAATGTGGGTTGAGTACCTGAATATATGTGATGGGATTATTTTTTCAGGGGGGCCTGATGTAGATGCTACTTATTTTGGTAAGGATAACATGCCCTATGCTAATGAAATTTCGCCCATTCGGGATAGTATGGAAATATTTATTGCAAGGCAGGCTATAGCGATGGATAAGCCTATATTAGGTATTTGCAGGGGAATACAGGTTATTAATATTGCAGCAGGTGGCAGTATCTTTCAGGATATATATGCTGAGAATAATACTGATAAGAAGCTGCTGAAACACAACCAGCAGGCTCCTAGATGGTTCCAAATACATAATATTAATATCATAAGCAAAACTTGCTTACACAAAATTTTTGGAACGAACACATTAAAAGTAAATTCATTTCATCATCAGGCAGTTAATGAAATTGCTCCTGGATTCACCGTTAATGCACTTTCAGATGATGGGATTATTGAGGCAATAAGCCATGAAGGTAAAAAGTTTGTCTTGGGAGTACAGTGGCACCCTGAAAATTTATGGAGAAGAGATAGTACGCACTTAAAGCTATTTGAAAGGCTTGTTTCTGTATGTTAA
- the rd gene encoding rubredoxin, translated as MDKYVCSVCGYVYDPAEGDPDGGIAPGTAFEDIPEDWVCPVCGVGKDSFEKQ; from the coding sequence ATGGATAAATACGTTTGTAGTGTATGTGGTTATGTTTATGATCCTGCAGAAGGAGATCCAGATGGTGGCATAGCACCTGGTACAGCTTTTGAGGATATTCCAGAAGATTGGGTATGTCCAGTTTGCGGAGTAGGTAAGGATTCATTTGAAAAACAATAA
- a CDS encoding LiaF transmembrane domain-containing protein, with product MSNKRKGTMIVGVILIILGILYFLDNTGIFEIYFNIFDIGFLFAHFWPMILIVIGLTFQYSFFAAKTSDAGVLVPGGILLVSGITCQLSTLFHLWGYLWPGFILAVAVGLFELYIFGTKEKGLLIPVFILGGLSLIFFAVQLGRISFLQTYLIPIILVLGGVLIIVKNRRY from the coding sequence ATGAGTAATAAACGCAAAGGAACTATGATTGTAGGAGTAATACTTATTATATTAGGTATTCTTTATTTCCTAGACAATACTGGAATTTTCGAAATTTATTTTAATATCTTTGATATCGGTTTTCTTTTTGCTCATTTCTGGCCGATGATACTTATAGTTATTGGATTAACATTTCAGTATTCATTTTTTGCAGCTAAGACGTCAGATGCTGGAGTACTTGTTCCAGGAGGAATACTGCTAGTTAGCGGCATTACCTGTCAGTTGTCAACTCTATTTCATTTATGGGGTTATTTATGGCCAGGATTTATTTTGGCAGTGGCAGTAGGCTTGTTTGAACTATACATTTTCGGCACAAAAGAAAAAGGACTTTTAATTCCAGTTTTTATTTTGGGTGGCTTGTCTTTAATATTCTTTGCAGTTCAATTAGGAAGAATTTCATTTTTACAGACATATCTGATACCTATAATACTTGTTTTAGGTGGAGTGTTGATTATTGTTAAAAATAGGAGATATTAA
- the yyaC gene encoding spore protease YyaC, which produces MSFSAKTSNLTYIDAMSKNAFAVFSEALYQTIINCKTNIYSDIVFVCIGSDRSTGDSLGPIIGHKLREMKYGNVHVYGNLENPVHAKNLSETTNLIFKKYEMPFIIAIDASLGRIEHVGHITVGKGAIKPGSAVNKDLQPIGNMHITGIVNFSGFMDFITLQNTRLCTVMKIADIISSGIRYTIWRIQREDLRKSISKVESL; this is translated from the coding sequence ATGAGTTTTAGCGCAAAAACATCCAATCTAACTTATATTGATGCAATGAGTAAAAATGCATTTGCAGTATTTTCAGAAGCATTATATCAAACTATAATTAACTGCAAAACTAATATATATAGTGATATAGTTTTTGTATGTATTGGTTCTGATAGGTCAACAGGAGATAGCTTGGGTCCTATTATTGGGCATAAACTGAGAGAAATGAAATATGGTAATGTTCATGTGTATGGTAATTTAGAAAATCCAGTTCATGCGAAAAATCTATCTGAGACTACAAATTTGATATTTAAAAAGTATGAAATGCCATTTATTATTGCAATAGATGCATCTTTAGGAAGAATAGAGCATGTAGGACATATCACAGTAGGAAAGGGTGCAATAAAACCAGGGTCTGCTGTTAATAAAGACTTACAGCCTATTGGGAATATGCACATTACTGGAATAGTCAATTTTAGTGGGTTTATGGATTTTATAACTCTGCAAAATACCAGACTTTGTACTGTAATGAAAATTGCTGACATCATTTCAAGTGGAATACGTTATACAATTTGGCGAATTCAGAGAGAAGATCTTAGAAAAAGCATATCAAAAGTAGAGTCACTTTAG
- a CDS encoding SpoIIE family protein phosphatase: protein MPYRLRKKIGPSACTFIEEVIDGMQDWVRVIDHEDNIIFVNKSMREAIGMDIVGQKCYEVLGRTSPCQNCISKRDLPNWSRCKEEIINGRIFSVSSSPFRSADGTTEYAVIEVLHDITEIKEMSQKIAIQNEKLKEDLILAKRVQRSLLPKNTLQYDKATFNFIYRPCETLGGDFTNFFKIDDEHIGVYIADVSGHGVAASMLTMFLNTALDKTEKSPSKVLTQLYTSYNKNKFFSELYISIFYIVINIKEYTMTYSNAGLNVCPIIFSGTDFTILRSAGIPISNWVENPEYHDQTISIKPKDNLFLYTDGIIEIRNTEKQQFGEERLLNHMLNSDLPPAQRLSQLIDKAISFSNSINPNDIKDDITVALVEIK, encoded by the coding sequence TTGCCTTACAGGTTAAGAAAGAAAATAGGACCATCCGCTTGCACTTTTATCGAAGAAGTAATTGACGGAATGCAGGATTGGGTTAGGGTAATAGACCACGAGGATAATATTATATTTGTAAATAAATCAATGCGAGAAGCTATTGGTATGGATATTGTCGGGCAAAAATGTTATGAGGTTTTAGGCAGGACATCTCCTTGTCAAAATTGTATTTCTAAAAGGGATCTGCCAAATTGGTCTCGTTGCAAAGAAGAAATAATAAACGGTCGTATTTTTTCTGTAAGCAGTTCTCCCTTCAGGAGTGCTGATGGTACAACAGAATATGCTGTTATAGAGGTACTTCACGATATTACAGAAATAAAAGAAATGAGTCAAAAGATCGCAATTCAGAACGAAAAATTAAAAGAAGATTTAATTTTGGCTAAAAGAGTGCAAAGAAGCCTACTACCCAAAAATACCTTACAATATGATAAGGCTACCTTTAACTTTATTTATAGACCTTGTGAAACCTTGGGCGGAGATTTTACTAATTTCTTCAAAATTGACGATGAGCATATTGGTGTATACATTGCAGATGTATCTGGACATGGTGTAGCAGCATCTATGCTAACTATGTTTTTAAATACTGCACTAGATAAAACAGAAAAATCTCCTTCAAAGGTCTTAACGCAGCTTTATACTAGTTATAATAAAAATAAATTTTTTAGTGAGTTATACATATCTATTTTTTATATAGTTATAAATATAAAAGAATATACAATGACATACTCAAATGCCGGTTTAAATGTATGTCCTATAATATTTTCAGGAACTGATTTTACAATACTCAGATCGGCCGGAATTCCAATCAGTAATTGGGTTGAAAATCCGGAATATCATGATCAAACTATTAGTATAAAGCCTAAAGACAACCTATTTCTTTATACCGATGGAATAATAGAGATTAGAAATACCGAAAAACAGCAATTTGGAGAGGAACGATTATTAAATCATATGTTAAATTCTGATTTGCCACCAGCACAGAGGCTTTCACAATTAATTGATAAAGCTATTTCCTTTTCCAATAGCATTAATCCGAACGATATTAAGGACGATATAACCGTTGCCCTAGTAGAAATAAAATAG
- the map gene encoding type I methionyl aminopeptidase, which produces MLPKETEQIIDQYRSEGYIIPHPSLIKTPEQIEGIRESGKITTQILDLVEKEIKPGMTTAEVDKLVYDYTIAHNAIPAPLNYMGFPKSVCLSINDVVCHGIPDDKTVLKSGDIVNVDVSTILNGYFSDASRMFMIGNVSPSAKALVQTAKECLEIGTKQVRPFNSTNEIGRAIEPYANQRGYTVVRDLGGHGVGLKFHEDPHIDHFAKRNKGVLMLPGMVFTIEPMINAGGYSVKVAKDNWTVTTRDGSLSAQWEYTIAVTKDGYEILAQ; this is translated from the coding sequence TTGTTACCAAAAGAAACTGAACAAATAATAGATCAGTATAGATCTGAAGGGTATATTATTCCTCATCCTTCATTAATTAAGACTCCTGAACAAATAGAGGGAATTCGAGAAAGCGGAAAAATAACCACTCAAATTTTAGATTTAGTTGAGAAAGAAATAAAACCGGGTATGACAACAGCAGAAGTAGATAAACTAGTCTATGATTATACAATTGCCCATAATGCAATTCCTGCACCGCTAAATTATATGGGATTCCCTAAAAGTGTCTGTCTGTCAATTAACGATGTTGTCTGTCATGGTATCCCAGATGACAAAACAGTACTAAAATCAGGTGATATTGTTAATGTAGATGTATCCACAATTTTAAATGGATATTTTTCAGATGCCAGCAGAATGTTTATGATTGGCAATGTTTCTCCATCTGCCAAGGCATTGGTTCAAACTGCAAAAGAATGCCTTGAAATTGGAACAAAACAAGTAAGACCTTTTAATTCAACAAATGAAATTGGCCGTGCAATTGAACCCTATGCAAACCAGAGAGGATATACAGTAGTTAGAGATTTAGGCGGACATGGAGTGGGTCTCAAATTCCATGAAGACCCCCATATTGACCACTTTGCTAAGCGTAATAAGGGAGTCTTGATGCTACCGGGCATGGTATTTACAATTGAGCCCATGATAAATGCAGGCGGTTACTCTGTCAAAGTGGCAAAAGACAACTGGACTGTCACCACCAGAGATGGCTCGCTATCTGCCCAATGGGAATATACAATAGCAGTTACTAAGGACGGTTATGAGATACTTGCGCAGTAA
- the hypB gene encoding hydrogenase nickel incorporation protein HypB, protein MEIKVMKNIMHANQKLAEENRDYFRSKGIKAVNIMASPGSGKTSTIMKLIDAFGDKAHVAVVEGDIASSIDAEKIDKLGNPVVQINTGGGCHLDANMIKSAVESLDLKEGAILFIENVGNLVCPSSFDLGEGIKMVIASVPEGHDKPYKYTSMFEAADIVVLNKIDLMPYIDFDKDSFYKGVKALNENAEVIEISCKTGEGIDKLAQWMLTAQVSHNRP, encoded by the coding sequence ATGGAGATAAAAGTGATGAAAAACATTATGCATGCAAATCAAAAGCTTGCAGAAGAAAACAGAGATTATTTTCGTTCTAAAGGGATTAAAGCCGTGAATATAATGGCTTCACCTGGCTCAGGTAAAACAAGCACTATAATGAAATTGATTGATGCATTTGGAGATAAGGCTCATGTAGCGGTTGTAGAAGGTGACATTGCTTCTAGTATAGATGCTGAAAAGATAGATAAGCTTGGAAACCCTGTAGTTCAAATTAATACTGGGGGAGGCTGCCATCTTGATGCTAATATGATAAAAAGTGCAGTTGAAAGTCTTGATTTAAAAGAAGGCGCTATATTATTTATAGAGAATGTAGGAAATCTAGTTTGCCCTTCCTCCTTTGATTTAGGCGAGGGAATTAAGATGGTTATTGCAAGTGTTCCAGAGGGACATGACAAACCTTACAAGTATACCTCTATGTTTGAAGCTGCGGACATAGTTGTATTGAATAAAATTGATTTAATGCCCTATATAGATTTTGATAAAGACAGTTTTTACAAGGGTGTTAAGGCACTAAATGAAAATGCGGAGGTTATTGAAATATCCTGCAAAACAGGAGAAGGAATAGATAAACTTGCGCAGTGGATGCTTACTGCGCAAGTATCTCATAACCGTCCTTAG
- the hypA gene encoding hydrogenase maturation nickel metallochaperone HypA, translating to MHEYAVTQSMVRTAVEEANKANASKILEIRLVIGDLSTIIDDSVQMYFDIMSEGTIAQGAKLIFKRVKAEFKCKDCGEVFIKPPKGFDCPKCGGLGTPTDIGKEFYIESIEIE from the coding sequence ATGCATGAGTATGCGGTAACACAGTCTATGGTCAGAACGGCTGTAGAAGAAGCGAACAAAGCAAATGCTTCTAAGATATTAGAGATTCGGCTTGTAATTGGTGACTTATCAACTATAATAGATGATTCTGTACAAATGTATTTTGATATTATGAGTGAAGGAACCATTGCACAAGGTGCTAAGCTTATATTTAAAAGGGTAAAGGCTGAATTTAAATGCAAGGACTGTGGAGAGGTTTTTATTAAACCGCCTAAGGGGTTTGATTGCCCCAAATGTGGTGGTCTTGGCACTCCAACAGATATAGGAAAAGAGTTTTATATAGAAAGCATAGAAATTGAATAA
- a CDS encoding 4Fe-4S binding protein produces the protein MFKMVENVLKNLVSKPATRNYPSDKREPFKNTRGHISGCDIDVCIFCGICQRKCPANAITVNKAEKSWEIDQFKCVICNACVEVCPKKCINSSEEHKSAQYSKETLKLVQKPKPIESVEQNA, from the coding sequence ATGTTTAAGATGGTAGAAAACGTACTAAAAAATTTGGTATCAAAGCCTGCAACCAGGAATTATCCATCTGATAAGAGAGAGCCTTTTAAGAATACAAGAGGGCATATTTCCGGTTGTGATATAGATGTATGTATTTTCTGTGGAATATGCCAGAGAAAGTGTCCAGCTAATGCTATTACAGTTAATAAGGCTGAAAAATCTTGGGAGATAGATCAGTTTAAATGTGTTATATGTAATGCATGTGTTGAAGTATGTCCTAAGAAATGTATTAATTCAAGCGAGGAGCATAAATCAGCACAGTATTCTAAAGAAACATTAAAGCTGGTTCAGAAACCAAAGCCTATAGAAAGTGTTGAGCAAAATGCATGA